One segment of Anopheles stephensi strain Indian chromosome 3, UCI_ANSTEP_V1.0, whole genome shotgun sequence DNA contains the following:
- the LOC118512633 gene encoding toll-like receptor Tollo, with protein MGLVRGVWRSLLLFVILHKVHSLQNIVLTCEPPVCRLGGLHFATPNDTAGLTIKFNTTYYFDVCFENSTLPVIPLTVFAKDSGVQMLNISKCDLREVLPNTFRFADDLKYLYLDNNRLQETFAGMFSGAMNLVTLRLAKNHLKTLDRKMFSGIKDLIELDLSENLLRSLPRGVFAELGKLKRLRLADNYLEELEESTFKAMNGLEGLDLSGNVLRFFKADKLFARMFQLERLLLHNNQIEAIDAQAFARMPSLKELSLGNNRLKSLPANVFSAMASLESVDLNRNYISELDDTLFQENALLESINLDNNTITVLRPALLANLTYLERFSIEYNLLRALDVQSFANNPALQRLSLSGNFLNQILPGTFGRLKALEELHLTGNLLRSFDGGLLKNCSELKELYLYDNRIKHLEAGAFEGASSLQKLSLGRNELTTIDAHLLDDVPLLENLWLTDNFISSIPMGLFGKQINLTYLSLSNNQIKRIRPGTFGTIGSLLELNLDENQVERIEAGALNFTNLEYLDLSNNFIEELDEEALRGVPNLATLLLESNVLLDVPAAVNGTIKLSFLGLQKNRIRKLADGQFSKLTNLTVLNLDGNIIQELEPGCFRGLESLTTLVLDRNQPLYGGDDVFAHLPNLTDLFMEDTNYTGVNSVRFGSLKNLKFLTLDRSPMTGVDSGFLAGLQNLTSLSLRNTNISYIGSYFQSLPRLSSITVIGAKNTSIDEAFFAGSPNLTTVDLQDTPLDAISVNAFRSLKNLSDLCIGPFSGELQDIITENLALKYLYLKQMNFTTLPDNFFWTNRQLTTLVIDYNPNLATVKPVWFKRLPYLDYLYLAYNNISELPASVFEGTPVLRQLFLMGNPLRTLDVNVFQHSLALTLLDLENTTLTDLPVGVFDGLYKLEELYLGSNQLSNLRHGTFRQLYTLRILDLANNSIEHIDPFLFAEMSRLKEISLADNKLTALDDRLFAAQLDLLELHLPRNRLVTFDLLAMSFARTLYFLDLDGNGLQSVRIAPNLEFLTVDDNQLSTLQLPNSDYYRLTTLSIQNNSFSSLESTYSFDRLEQFNVTLNRLPEVDLALLAEKFPRLNLFNASLAGIESLGRLVNACDHKALHHLDLSNNSLTDGEIRKTDQFPKLESFAFDGNRFT; from the exons ATGGGTCTCGTACGTGG TGTTTGGCGATCGTTACTGCTGTTTGTGATTCTGCATAAGGTGCACAGCCTGCAGAACATTGTTCTCACCTGCGAACCCCCCGTGTGCCGATTGGGTGGGCTTCATTTTGCCACTCCAAACGATACGGCCGGTCTGACGATAAAATTCAACACCACATACTACTTTGATGTGTGCTTCGAGAACTCAACCCTGCCCGTGATACCGTTGACCGTATTTGCGAAGGACAGCGGAGTGCAAATGCTCAACATCTCGAAATGTGATCTGCGCGAGGTGCTGCCGAATACGTTCCGCTTTGCCGATGATCTGAAGTATCTTTATCTCGACAACAACCGGCTGCAGGAAACGTTTGCAGGAATGTTCTCCGGTGCGATGAACCTGGTGACACTCCGGTTGGCCAAGAATCATCTTAAAACACTCGATCGGAAAATGTTTTCGGGCATCAAGGATCTGATCGAGCTGGATCTGTCCGAAAATCTGCTGCGCTCGCTACCGAGAGGGGTTTTTGCTGAACTGGGCAAACTGAAAAGGTTGAGACTGGCCGACAACTACCTGGAGGAGTTGGAAGAATCAACGTTCAAGGCTATGAACGGGCTGGAGGGTTTGGATTTAAGTGGTAATGTGTTGCGCTTTTTCAAGGCAGACAAACTGTTTGCGCGGATGTTTCAGCTGGAGCGACTGTTACTGCACAACAATCAGATTGAGGCGATCGATGCTCAAGCCTTTGCTCGGATGCCCAGCCTGAAGGAGTTGAGTTTGGGCAACAACAGACTGAAATCGTTACCGGCCAACGTGTTCAGTGCGATGGCTAGTTTGGAGAGTGTGGACTTGAATCGGAACTATATATCGGAGCTGGACGATACGCTGTTCCAGGAAAATGCTCTCCTAGAGTCGATAAACCTGGACAATAACACGATTACCGTGCTGCGTCCAGCGCTGCTAGCGAATCTGACCTATCTGGAACGGTTCTCGATCGAGTATAATCTACTGCGTGCGCTAGATGTGCAATCGTTTGCGAACAACCCAGCGTTGCAGCGTTTAAGCTTATCGGGAAACTTTTTGAACCAGATACTTCCCGGAACCTTCGGCCGTTTGAAAGCCTTGGAAGAGTTGCATCTGACTGGCAACTTGCTCCGTTCGTTCGATGGAGGTTTGTTGAAGAATTGCAGTGAACTGAAGGAACTCTATCTGTATGACAATCGTATCAAGCATCTTGAGGCGGGTGCATTTGAAGGTGCGTCAAGTCTGCAGAAGTTAAGCTTGGGTCGTAACGAGCTAACGACCATCGATGCGCACCTGTTGGACGATGTGCCACTGTTGGAAAACCTTTGGCTCACAGACAACTTCATCAGCAGCATTCCGATGGGACTGTTCGGTAAGCAAATCAACCTGACGTATCTCTCTTTATCAAACAACCAGATAAAGCGAATCAGACCGGGTACGTTTGGTACGATTGGTAGTTTGCTGGAGCTGAACCTGGATGAAAATCAGGTCGAACGTATCGAAGCAGGCGCGTTGAATTTCACGAACCTGGAGTATCTTGACCTTTCCAACAATTTTATTGAAGAACTGGACGAGGAGGCGTTGCGAGGAGTACCGAACCTGGCAACCTTATTGCTGGAATCGAATGTTCTACTGGACGTGCCGGCTGCTGTCAACGGAACCATAAAGCTATCCTTCCTTGGTCTGCAGAAAAACCGCATTAGGAAGCTTGCGGATGGGCAATTCAGTAAGCTGACCAATCTGACCGTGCTTAACCTCGACGGCAATATAATACAGGAGCTGGAGCCGGGCTGTTTCCGTGGTCTGGAATCGCTTACAACGCTGGTGTTGGATAGGAACCAACCGCTTTACGGTGGCGACGATGTGTTCGCCCATTTGCCCAATCTCACCGACCTGTTCATGGAGGATACGAACTATACGGGCGTGAATAGCGTTCGCTTTGGTTCGCTGAAGAATCTGAAGTTTCTGACCCTAGATAGAAGCCCCATGACGGGTGTAGATTCTGGATTTTTAGCTGGTCTGCAGAACCTCACCAGTCTGTCGTTGAGAAACACGAACATCAGCTACATTGGCAGCTACTTCCAGTCACTTCCACGGTTGAGCTCAATAACTGTTATCGGTGCGAAAAATACCTCGATCGACGAGGCTTTCTTTGCAGGATCACCAAACTTAACGACCGTGGATCTGCAGGACACACCGCTGGACGCGATCAGTGTAAACGCTTTCCGAAGCTTGAAGAATCTCAGCGACCTTTGCATTGGTCCGTTTAGTGGCGAATTGCAGGACATCATTACGGAGAATTTGGCGTTGAAATATTTGTACTTGAAGCAAATGAACTTCACCACCCTTCCGGATAATTTCTTCTGGACGAACCGGCAGCTAACCACGCTCGTGATCGATTACAATCCAAACCTTGCCACGGTGAAGCCAGTCTGGTTTAAGCGCCTCCCCTATCTGGACTACCTGTATTTGGCGTACAACAACATCTCCGAATTGCCAGCGAGTGTGTTCGAAGGTACACCGGTGCTGCGTCAACTGTTTCTAATGGGCAATCCGCTACGTACGCTCGATGTGAACGTGTTCCAGCATTCGCTTGCCTTGACGTTGCTCGATCTCGAAAACACTACACTCACGGACCTTCCTGTTGGCGTATTTGATGGGCTGTACAAGCTGGAAGAGTTGTATCTGGGTAGCAATCAGCTATCGAATCTAAGGCACGGCACCTTCCGTCAGTTGTACACGCTACGCATCTTGGACCTTGCCAACAACTCGATCGAACACATCGATCCGTTCCTGTTTGCGGAAATGTCGCGTCTGAAGGAGATCTCGCTTGCGGACAATAAGTTGACTGCACTGGATGATCGTCTGTTCGCTGCCCAGCTGGACTTGCTGGAGTTACATCTGCCCAGAAATCGGTTGGTTACGTTCGATTTACTGGCGATGAGCTTCGCCCGCACACTGTACTTCCTCGATCTGGATGGCAATGGGTTGCAGTCCGTGAGGATCGCTCCCAATCTCGAATTCCTCACTGTGGATGATAACCAACTGTCTACGTTGCAGCTACCGAACTCCGACTATTATCGGCTGACAACTCTTTCGATACAGAATAATAGCTTTAGCTCGCTGGAGTCGACGTACAGCTTTGACCGGTTGGAGCAGTTCAACGTGACACTGAACCGATTACCAGAAGTTGATCTGGCGCTGTTGGCGGAGAAGTTCCCGAGGCTCAATCTGTTCAATGCATCGTTGGCGGGGATCGAGTCGTTGGGACGTTTGGTGAATGCTTGCGACCATAAGGCACTGCACCATCTGGATCTGTCGAACAACAGCCTTACGGATGGCGAGATCCGCAAGACAGATCAGTTCCCGAAGCTGGAGAGCTTTGCTTTTGATGGGAATCGTTTTACGTAG